The DNA segment ATGTCAATTTTTTGTTTTTTCATCGTTACTGCAATTTTCGTTACCTATTAAGTTTTGATTTTGCAGCATACGATGAGAAAGGAAGGCCAAGGAAACATCGTTCTGATTAGCTATCTGTTCTCCGCAGACTGCAAAATCTATGTTATACTGGCAGGTCTTCTGACTTATCTCACTTTAGGTTCCTTCTCATCCGCCAACTGGCGGGCAATGGAATAATACCTAAAGCTGTTTTGAGAATTACAGCAGCGGGAACTGTTGTCGAATTACACGACATTCCCTTTTAATTTCTATTTCAATTAAACTGATTGTTAAATTGAAATTTGAAAACCAATGATGCGACAAATATACTTTACAAATAATGATTCTCAGCTAAAAAAATGAAAAATAGTTTTAAACAATCTGTAACCCAGAGGAAATGGGAGCTAGAGTATTAGATATTTTTTTTCTATTGATAACGAAAATATTGAAGACTCTTTATTTTGAAGTAAACTTGCACAGTCACTTATTGGTTTCTTAACACATCTTTTTTTTGTGTTTGGATGAAAAGGGAATCTTGTTAAAATCAGGAGCTGTCCCCGCAGCTGTAAGTCTATTTACGTTTTGGTAATCAAAAAAGTCATTGTCCCGATATAATTGTAGCTAATGAGCAAACTTACCCAAAAGGAGGTCAACCATACTATACAAATTCAACCCAATTGCCTGTAAATTATACTGATGATTTATTTGAGGCTTTACGTATTCAATATTCATTGCAAACCAAATATACCGGAGGTACTGTTTTTCATACTTCCTTAGGCGAAAGCCAACTGCCAACAAGTTCGGTAAAGCAGTTAATTAAAAAAGTGACAGCAAACTATAAGCTTCCATAAACAAAGCTTGATAGATTACCCAGGTAATATATCGGCAGTAATATTTACTTGTGGCTGCAATTTTAGTTGTAATTATTGTCACAATCCTCAATTAATAGATTCTGATCTAAAAGACCATTCAAATGAGTTAAGCGAAGAAGTGATTTTGGAATGGATTAGCCAAAATAGCAAAATGCTTGATGCTGTTGTTGTAACTGGGGGTGAGCCAACGTTACATAGTATGTTACCCAGTTTCATTCAGAAGATTAAGCAATTAAGGATTAAAGCGAAAATGCCAGCAGATTTAAACCTGTTTTTAAGGCTCCCGCTAGGCTAATGGCCTAGCGGCAGTCTACTCCTTTAGCTTTGTATTGGACAATCAGATTAAAATAACTTAGTTTTGAATTAACCGAAAAGAGTAAAAGTGAACTAAGGTCTACTCCAGTTTTTTAGGACTATCAATCAAATTAGTCTTTTACTCTTTCATTGAAATGAACCAGTTAGAATCTTAGGTTTTCAGGCTTATTAAAGGAGTTGTTCGGCTCCTTTTATACAGGTTCGATGCCTGTGTAAAAGGAAAAGGTATGCCTTAAATAAAGCATACCTTAATGCAAAGAAATCTTCGGTATAATAATCACCATCGGTCGCTGTTCGGCAAGAATAAAGTTAGAAATTAATTCTTTAAAAATGTTTGTTTAAGTCTTAGAATTCGATTGTATGTAGGGCTATATCTATTCTTAAATTTGAAAGCTAAATTACCATTTATAAGGTACAGTTCCTGTTGAATCAATAGAATGTTCCCATTTTTCAACATAAGAAGAGCCTGTTAAAAATTCATCGTCCATACGCTTAAGCTCCTCTGTTAGAGTTTCCTCTAAATTTTTAATGATAGATTCAAAAGCGGGATCTCCTTTTAAGTTTTTTAGCTGGTATGGATCTGAAACATTATCAAAAAGTAACCAATCTCCAGATAAATCTTTGGCGTACGTATACTTTTTTGTTATAACACCTCTAAATTCTTTTCCTCCTCTAGCTCTACTCCATTGACCAAATGGTTGGATACAAGTTACAAGAGAAGCCTTCCGAGTGTCTTCTTTTTTTCCAAGCAATACATCTGTAATATCTTCTCCATCTAAATTTGCAGGTATATTCAATCCTGACATTCCCAACATAGTAGGTAATATATCCAAGGAATTTAATAGGAAATCGCTTTTTTTACCATTAGTTCCAAATAGTGCCGGATATTTAATTATAAAAGGTACCTTCGCAGATTCGTTATAGATTCTTTGCTTCTTAGTTTCACCATGACTATAAATCATATCACCGTGGTCTGAAGTGAAAACGAATATAGTATTTTCTTCAATATTACATCGTTTAATTGCGTCTTGTAATTGTTTTATATAACTATCTAATGCAGAGCAATGTGCGTAATAACCTTTTAAGGTTTTCTTTGCTTTTTTAGTAAATTCTTCTGGCACATTTGGCCTAAGTTTTATATCAACATTAGTATATAAATCTTGAAATTCTTTGGGTGCAGTTTGATAAGGCGCATGAGGAGGTCCCCAAGATAGTACTAAAGAAAATGGTTTTTTACTTTTTGATTGTTCTTCAATATAAGTAATAGCATCTTTTGTTTGAGCTTCAGCATCATATCCTTCCCACGAATGTAACTCATCATCATTTCCCCAATATGTTGAGTTATTATAGGTATGTGAACATTCTAACACTTTCCAATAGTCGAAGCCTTGTCTTCTTTCTTTTGGTATAAATGCCGAACGACCATTTCCGTCAAGATGCCATTTTCCAATATATGCGGTATTATAACCTTGCTTCTTAAAGAGTTTCGCAAAGCTTTCGGATGTAGGATCAAGCAAAATGTCATTCATAAACATACCAGTTTTTAATGGATATTGGCCTGTTAACAACATTGCCCTATAAGGTGTACATACAGGTTCTGTGGAAATTGCATTTGTGAAATAAACTCCCTCAGAAGCAAGTTGATCAATATTAGGTGTTTTAACATCTGGGTTTCCAGCATAGCCTAATGATTCTGCGCGCCATTGATCTGCAAAAACAAATACAATATTCGGTTTTTCTATTTTATTCTTACATGAAATAAAGAATAATGTTGTGAATAATATAATACTAATTTTTTTCATTTTATTATTGATAGTTTGTTGAGCCTTACATACAACGTTAAGGATAAACCGTTGTTTTAGTGCGATTTATGCACTGTGTGTGCCCTGCATGTGCTGCAGTACACCCACACCCGAAGTTGTTGAAAAAGTTTGAAAATACAAATTATCTTCAATAAACCATGGGTATGGGTGTGTTTTATTTTATCCAGAGGGTGAAACGAAGTTCACGAATTCTTTAATATAAACATTTGTATTCGTAAAGTCCCATCACGGGCGGAGGTAACGCTTCGAACCATTAGCAAGTGGCACTTTTTACGAATGTAAAAACGTGGTGGTTGTTGGTGACGACAGCAGTGAAGGTTATTTGTGAGCGGTTAGCGCAGTAAATACCGACGGCAAATTGGCTCCGCCGATCTTCGATTCCCCATGATGTAAGGAACCGCCGTATATGATCGAATAAATTAAAATAGTATTTTAATTTGTGAAGAGGAATAACGAAGTTACCCGTACGTACTTTTTATGGCGTAAAAAGTCGTGGTGAGAGGCTCTTCGCTAGGTTAATGGCAGCGGCAGTCTCCGATTGGGTGTAGTTTTTTATTCTGCTATTCTATTCTTTAAGTCCATTTGTTCGTGTAGAATTCTTGTTATTTCAATCGTATTGTCTAAAGATTTGCGATAAAAAATAATGTGTCGATTTACTTTTACCCCATATAATTTAGAGGTTATTCCAGTGTAGTTTTTGCCAAGTTCAGGGTTGTTCGCAATGTCTTGGCAGCTACTAAGTAGAATTTCATAATATTTGTCTGCTTGATATTCAGACCACGTTTCAAATGTATAATCCCAAATATTATTTAAGTCTTGTACAGCTTTGTTAGTCAATTCGTATTTAGCCATTCCTTTTCTTTTTGGCTTTCAATTGTTCAAGATTCTTTTGAGGGTCAAAATCGTGAGCAATTCCACTATCAATTCCTTCTTGGATAGCATTTCTTAAAGCAATCGCTTTACTTTCTTCATTTTCTAAAAGTCTAAGGCCTGCACGAATAACTTCGCTTACATTTTTATATCGACCAGCAGAAACTTGTGTCTGTATAAATTGGTCAAAATAATTACCGAGAGATATTGAAGTATTTTTCATTTTTTTAATGTTTTAACCAAAGTTACCAATAATTGGTAAAAACACCAAATCCGCATCGTTTGATCAAATTACACCCAACTTATAAGGATTTTATCCTTTGTTCGACCAAGATAAGTAAAAAGTTGAACATTGATAAATATCCAAAATTATGATTGCTAATATTTATTAGTCATGAAGGATAAAATTACGTTGAACGAAGGCGGCCTAACCTATGCACATTTCATCTAGTTCTTTTTCTTTGTAAACGCTCTGATCCTAATATTTCTCTGTTATTTATACAACATTCTTTCATCAGCATGTTAATTTCGTTTGGTTTAAGGCATAACAATCCCGTTACACCCACATGAACGGTTGTTTTATTTGCATCCATGAAACAAAGAACGTTTTATCTGCTTAATGTCATTCTAGTTGGTGCAATATCCTTGTGCGAACCATTATGCCTTTATTGCATTTGGGGCATATGCAAGGATCCTTTCCTATTAATGCTCTTAACACTTCATATGAGGTAAGGCCTTCGAGGTTTGACAACCACATATTTTCACCCACTAGTGCAATTACCTGTTCTCGTTTACCATGTATATGTACCGTTGCAAGTATGCCAACATATCTGATTTTAAAGAATCCGCTAGGTAAGACGTGATGTATAAAACGCCTCACAAATTCAAGTTGATTTAAGGTCATTTGTTTTTGCTTGCTATTTTGTCTGTAATCTTTATAGGTAAAGCTCACTTGCTTGTCCGATAAAGATGTTAGCCTATTATTAGATATAGCTACCCGATGGGTGTATCTGCCCAAGTATTGTAATACACTGTTGATACCCCCAAACGCCTTTTTACAGTATACATTCCATCGTTTACTGTACAGTTCTGATTTCAACATTTGAGCTCCTTCAAACTCCTTAGGTAACCTCAGTTTTTCCTTGATCAGTAGTTTTTCGAGTTGCTTAACTAGTATACCTCTAAACATGCCAGACAATGCCTTTACGGGCACAAAGAACTTCTTGGGCGAAGCAACCCATTCCATACCATCCGTAGACAGGCCGCCAGCGGGAACCAGCATATGAATATGGGGATGATACATTAATGTTTGCCCCCAGGTATGCAGTACACATAGTGCTCCAACATCAGCACCTAAAAATGAAGGATTGCGTCCTGCATTTTGTAAAGCTTGGGAGGCAGAACGAAACAGTAAGTCATAACATGCTTGTTGGTTGATGTAAAACAATGGATGTAGCTCCCTTGGTATGGTAAATACAATATGAAAGTAGCGTCCGGGCATTAATCGACTAGTGAGCTTATTGACCCATTGCTGCTGCTTTAAATACTGACACTTGGGGCAATGTCTATTGCGACAAGAGTTATAGGACTGTTGACTGTAACTACAGCTGCTGTTATTACAATACGCAATATGACCGCCTGCTTCTGATGTACGGCACCTTGTTATAGCTTCAATAGCTTTTTGTTGTTCTTTGTTCAACCTTAACTTGGTAGCAATATCATCTTGACAGCTCCTCACAACATCGGCCACTTCTATTTTCTGTTTACTATTTTCGGTGTGACTCATGGCTGTGCCTGTTTTATTGGAATTAACAAATTGGGAACTTCGCCAAGGTAAGGGTGAGCCAAATGAAGATAACCTGAGGTTGTTTTTAGTGAACTGTGTCCCATCAGTAACTGCAACCGTTTCAAATTGATACCTCTTTCAAGCATATGAGTAGCAAAACAATGTCGTAACACATGAGGCGATACGCCTTTATTTATACCTACTGATAAGGCAGCACGTGATACTATCTTACGAAAACTTGTTGCGGAATATTTCTTCCCTTTTTTAAAGCCCTCAAAAAGATACTTCGAAGGACGATACTGTTTAAAATAAATTCTGAGTTGTTCTAATATATCCTCTGGAAGTGGTACTTCTCGGCTTTTATTACCCTTGCCCTTTATGCGTACAACCAAACGTGCCGAATCTATTTGCTCAGGCAACAAACTTAGAGCTTCTTCGCACCGCATGCCCGTTGCATAAGTCAACATCATTAATGTACGATGTTTGACATTATATGAACTTGTCACCAAACGATAGGCATCTGACTGAGACAAAACCGTGGGTAGTTTCTTCGCTACTCTTGGACGCTTTATCTTAATGCCATCCCACTTGTTCCCAAGTATATCCACCCAAAATATTTTCCAGGCACTAATCATTTGGTTGATGGTACTGTTCGAAAGCTTTTTTTCTTGAAGAAGATAATAGCAGAAATCTTTTACTTCCTGATGACTAAGTGTTGACGGAGACCTCCTGTAATACTTTGCCAAAATCGAGAGCATAGATACATAAGTATCTACAGTTCTCTCACTGTAACCGCGTAAGCGCATTTCTTGAATGACCTGCGCGCGTAATGTTTTTTTTCATCTTATAAAGTATTAATGAATAATACTTTAAGTTACCACTTTTCTAATTAGCGACGAAGGAGCTTTCGTTCAACTTGTTAGTAAATGCACTATAGTGCATATATATATAATATATCATGATTAAAAGTGCACAATATATACCAAATAAGGTGGTATTGTGCACTTTTTTATTTTACGTCGAATTCCATAATTCATCTTCATATAAATTAAGTTCACTACGTCTGAGACCTGCAGAATAAATGAATGATAAAATACATCTGTGCCTGATGATGTAAGTATTCATTCATTTCGTTAATACCTATTTCTGAAAGATCATCGTTCTTAAATGCAGTACAAAAATCTCTCATGCATTTCGAATAAGTTCTTATTGGTACTCTCGTTATATCTAAGTCTTTCTAATTTCTCCAAATAGCCTTTGGGTAAGTTTATTTGTTTTCTTTGTGTGCCCATTTACTTTAGAGAAATAATGTTCATAACATTAAAAAAGCTAAATCAGTAAACAAAATAATTGTTTGTTATCCTTACTTAAAATTGCCTTAAAATAAGATTCTGCCACGTTTTAAAATGTAAGCAAGGTAGATTTTAATTTGTTACTGCTTACCAAAAAAGAAATGGGATTACAATGTTTTTCTTGTCCAGGTTACTAGAAATATTTGCATGACAACTATAGACATTATTTATACCCAACTTTTGGCACTGACCCGCTGAAGCTAAGGGCTTGAAATTAGGGGTGTTGATATTCAAATTTAATAACAATTTCAAGTAAAAAACATAGAAGTTTTTAATTGTAAAAATCCATATTCAAGAACTCTCATTTAATGAATATCTTCCATATAAATACCACCTATCAGTTAATGAACCATAGGGTAGGCCAGAGCAATAGCCCCGTGGCCGGCCTGGCGAGAAGCTTTACGATGGCGAGTTGAAGATTATATGCTCTAATCGGTCAATGCGTCTGATTGGATTAGGGTGAAAAACCATGTGTGTTTGGTTCTGGATGAATCAATTTTCACTTGCTTGTCTTTCAGTTTTTTGCTTCCCAATTAAAAAGACTATTTTTGCGCGTTTGAACATTACCTGATTGAAATAGAATATATGAAACGAGCCATCGGATAATCTTTCTCCTACAAGATAATGATTCAGTTGGCGGGTTTTATGTAGCAAATGAAAATTATAAACGTATGACTAATACAGCAAAAGTAAGCATAGGCACTCCACTGTCTGCATCTGCCACTAAAGTGATCATGTTAGGTTCGGGTGAGTTGGGTAAAGAAGTGGTGATTGAACTTCAACGATATGGTGTTGAAGTGATTGCCTTGGATAAGTATAAAAACGCGCCGGCCATGCAAGTGGCCCACCGCAGCTATGAGGTTTCTATGTTGGATGGAGAGGCACTGGCTCGGATTATTCGTCAGGAAAAGCCTGATTACATTATTCCGGAAGTGGAGGCTATTGCCACAGATACTCTATTACAGCTGGAAAATGAAGGGTTTAATGTGATTCCAACAGCCAATGCGACAAAATTAACCATGAATCGCGAAGGTATTAGGTCTTTGGCTGCCGAAGAACTGGGATTAAGAACTTCGCCTTACCGATTTGCAGGAACCAAAGAGGAGTTTGAAGTAGCAGTGGGAGAGATCGGCTTTCCCTGTGTGATTAAACCTATTATGAGCTCCTCGGGTAAAGGACAGAGTGTGGTGAAAAGCCCGGATGATATTGATGATGCATGGCAATATGCCTTGGATGGTGCACGGGGTAACAGTGACCGGGTGATTATTGAGGGTTTTGTGGATTTTGATTATGAAATAACCTTGTTGACCATCAGTCATATAGGGGGTGTTTCTTTTTGTGCACCCATTGGTCACCGGCAAGAGGGCGGCGATTATCAGGAGTCATGGCAACCTCAAGCGATGAGCTCAAAGGCATTGGTCGACTCCAAAAGGATGGCTGAAGAAGTCGTGAAGGCTTTAGGCGGTAGAGGACTCTTTGGAGTGGAGTTTTTTGTGAAAGGTGATGAGGTTTACTTTAGTGAACTTTCCCCTCGTCCGCACGATACTGGTATGGTGACCATGATATCACAGGATTTAAGTGAGTTCGCCTTGCATGTGAGAGCCATTCTTGGATTACCTATTCCTAATATAGTGCAGCATGGACCTGCTGCCAGTAGTGTGATTATGGTGGAGGGGAACTCTGCACAGGTTTCATTTTCCGGCATAGAACAAGCTTTGACAGATCCGGATACGCAAATTAGATTATTTGGAAAGCCTGAAGTGCAAGGAGAACGTAGAATGGGTGTGTGTTTGGCTAGGGGAGCCTCCGTTGAGGAAGCCAGGGCTAAGGCCAATAAGGCAAGTGAAGCTGTCAAAGTGCGCTTATAGATCACCATATTGCAGATTAGAGTACATAAGAGACTGTCTTAAAGATTATGTTGGCTTGAGATGGTCTCTTTGTTACCGAAGAGATTAGGTGCCTTGTGAAGAGATCACTTGTCATCTTTGTGCCTCGCTTTTGGAACATGTTATGCTTTCTTCTATTTTTGTAATTTCTATTTTTTGATAGTGTTTTATGTCAGAACTGTCTACTAAAGAGATAACTTATTTGCCGGGTGTAGGTCCTAAAAAGGCCGAATTACTAAAGAGTGAACTTAAAATCCAATCTTATGAGGATCTGTTGTATCATTTCCCTTATAAGTATGTGGACCGGAGCCGGACTTTTAAAATTAGGGAGATAGACAGTACTTCCTCGCATATTCAATTGCGTGGTAAGGTCGTTGCACTGAATTCTGTCGGACAAGGAAAGTCGCAGCGTTTAGTGGCCCGCTTTGCCGATGAAACAGGGGAGATTGAGCTAGTGTGGTTTAAATTTATAAAGCAGATTAAAACAGGTATTGATCCAAAGGCTGAATATATCGTTTTTGGTAAGCCTAGTAAGTTCAATCAAACATACAATATTGTTCATCCGGAGATGGAAAAGGTAGATGAAAGCAAGCCTCGTTTAACATCTGGTTTACAGGCCTTTTATAATACCACCGAAAGGATGAAGAAAGGCTATTTGAATTCAAAAGGTATTCAGAAGATGCAACAGAACATATTTTTGTCGTTCAAAGGCGCTATTTCAGAAACCTTGCCTGCTTATATTGTGCAGCAGTACAAATTGATGATTTTAGATCAGGCACTGCGTACGGTACATTTTCCTCCCAATTCAAA comes from the Saccharicrinis fermentans DSM 9555 = JCM 21142 genome and includes:
- the nrdD gene encoding anaerobic ribonucleoside-triphosphate reductase; the encoded protein is MVANEQTYPKGGQPYYTNSTQLPVNYTDDLFEALRIQYSLQTKYTGGTVFHTSLGESQLPTSSVKQLIKKVTANYKLP
- a CDS encoding radical SAM protein, whose amino-acid sequence is MIDYPGNISAVIFTCGCNFSCNYCHNPQLIDSDLKDHSNELSEEVILEWISQNSKMLDAVVVTGGEPTLHSMLPSFIQKIKQLRIKAKMPADLNLFLRLPLG
- a CDS encoding sulfatase family protein, with the protein product MKKISIILFTTLFFISCKNKIEKPNIVFVFADQWRAESLGYAGNPDVKTPNIDQLASEGVYFTNAISTEPVCTPYRAMLLTGQYPLKTGMFMNDILLDPTSESFAKLFKKQGYNTAYIGKWHLDGNGRSAFIPKERRQGFDYWKVLECSHTYNNSTYWGNDDELHSWEGYDAEAQTKDAITYIEEQSKSKKPFSLVLSWGPPHAPYQTAPKEFQDLYTNVDIKLRPNVPEEFTKKAKKTLKGYYAHCSALDSYIKQLQDAIKRCNIEENTIFVFTSDHGDMIYSHGETKKQRIYNESAKVPFIIKYPALFGTNGKKSDFLLNSLDILPTMLGMSGLNIPANLDGEDITDVLLGKKEDTRKASLVTCIQPFGQWSRARGGKEFRGVITKKYTYAKDLSGDWLLFDNVSDPYQLKNLKGDPAFESIIKNLEETLTEELKRMDDEFLTGSSYVEKWEHSIDSTGTVPYKW
- a CDS encoding type II toxin-antitoxin system RelE/ParE family toxin, translating into MAKYELTNKAVQDLNNIWDYTFETWSEYQADKYYEILLSSCQDIANNPELGKNYTGITSKLYGVKVNRHIIFYRKSLDNTIEITRILHEQMDLKNRIAE
- a CDS encoding type II toxin-antitoxin system ParD family antitoxin — encoded protein: MKNTSISLGNYFDQFIQTQVSAGRYKNVSEVIRAGLRLLENEESKAIALRNAIQEGIDSGIAHDFDPQKNLEQLKAKKKRNG
- a CDS encoding IS91 family transposase, producing MSHTENSKQKIEVADVVRSCQDDIATKLRLNKEQQKAIEAITRCRTSEAGGHIAYCNNSSCSYSQQSYNSCRNRHCPKCQYLKQQQWVNKLTSRLMPGRYFHIVFTIPRELHPLFYINQQACYDLLFRSASQALQNAGRNPSFLGADVGALCVLHTWGQTLMYHPHIHMLVPAGGLSTDGMEWVASPKKFFVPVKALSGMFRGILVKQLEKLLIKEKLRLPKEFEGAQMLKSELYSKRWNVYCKKAFGGINSVLQYLGRYTHRVAISNNRLTSLSDKQVSFTYKDYRQNSKQKQMTLNQLEFVRRFIHHVLPSGFFKIRYVGILATVHIHGKREQVIALVGENMWLSNLEGLTSYEVLRALIGKDPCICPKCNKGIMVRTRILHQLE
- a CDS encoding tyrosine-type recombinase/integrase: MDILGNKWDGIKIKRPRVAKKLPTVLSQSDAYRLVTSSYNVKHRTLMMLTYATGMRCEEALSLLPEQIDSARLVVRIKGKGNKSREVPLPEDILEQLRIYFKQYRPSKYLFEGFKKGKKYSATSFRKIVSRAALSVGINKGVSPHVLRHCFATHMLERGINLKRLQLLMGHSSLKTTSGYLHLAHPYLGEVPNLLIPIKQAQP
- the purT gene encoding formate-dependent phosphoribosylglycinamide formyltransferase, whose translation is MTNTAKVSIGTPLSASATKVIMLGSGELGKEVVIELQRYGVEVIALDKYKNAPAMQVAHRSYEVSMLDGEALARIIRQEKPDYIIPEVEAIATDTLLQLENEGFNVIPTANATKLTMNREGIRSLAAEELGLRTSPYRFAGTKEEFEVAVGEIGFPCVIKPIMSSSGKGQSVVKSPDDIDDAWQYALDGARGNSDRVIIEGFVDFDYEITLLTISHIGGVSFCAPIGHRQEGGDYQESWQPQAMSSKALVDSKRMAEEVVKALGGRGLFGVEFFVKGDEVYFSELSPRPHDTGMVTMISQDLSEFALHVRAILGLPIPNIVQHGPAASSVIMVEGNSAQVSFSGIEQALTDPDTQIRLFGKPEVQGERRMGVCLARGASVEEARAKANKASEAVKVRL